In the genome of Syntrophorhabdaceae bacterium, one region contains:
- the amrA gene encoding AmmeMemoRadiSam system protein A yields the protein MDLSEKEKDQLKRIARDTIEGVLFGTDKKSSEIPETLNEKRGAFVTVKKKGELRGCIGYIKGFLPLHETIREMAIQAAFHDPRFNPVNINEWKDIDVEISVLTPM from the coding sequence ATGGATCTTTCCGAAAAAGAAAAGGATCAGCTTAAACGGATAGCACGGGATACAATAGAAGGCGTTCTTTTCGGGACCGATAAGAAATCTTCTGAGATACCGGAAACGTTGAACGAGAAAAGGGGCGCCTTTGTAACTGTGAAAAAGAAGGGGGAATTAAGGGGTTGCATAGGATACATAAAGGGTTTTCTGCCTCTCCATGAGACCATCAGGGAGATGGCCATTCAGGCGGCATTCCACGATCCCCGGTTTAATCCCGTCAACATAAATGAATGGAAGGATATCGATGTTGAAATATCTGTCCTTACACCAATGA
- the amrB gene encoding AmmeMemoRadiSam system protein B, translating to MGFVREPAVSGMFYPDDPGVLRKDVEKYLKNAAVSPVPGQITGIIAPHAGYVYSGQVAAYGFKTILDRVFDTVIVLAPSHRVYFEGVAVMEKGSYRTPLGLAGIDEETVADLVRSSAVVKPFAEAHKDEHSLEVQIPFLQSVLKDFTIVPLIMGTQTVDLCTALSDCIESVIRKGNKQFLVVGSTDLSHYHPYPEAVKLDSVIVDHLEHFDVQGMIKDLDMSKGEACGAGPMLTTMMVSDKLGAKHSQVMKYANSGDVSGDRSAVVGYVSAVFYKS from the coding sequence ATGGGTTTTGTAAGAGAACCGGCAGTAAGCGGCATGTTTTATCCTGATGACCCGGGAGTGCTCAGAAAAGATGTTGAAAAATACCTCAAAAACGCCGCCGTTTCCCCTGTACCGGGTCAGATTACCGGCATTATTGCGCCTCACGCAGGGTACGTGTATTCCGGGCAGGTAGCGGCATATGGTTTCAAGACGATTCTGGACAGGGTATTCGATACGGTCATAGTGCTGGCGCCAAGTCACAGGGTCTATTTTGAAGGGGTTGCCGTTATGGAGAAGGGCAGCTACAGGACGCCACTTGGTCTGGCAGGGATCGATGAGGAGACCGTTGCAGACCTTGTAAGGTCGTCGGCTGTGGTAAAACCATTTGCGGAAGCCCACAAAGATGAACATTCCCTTGAAGTGCAAATCCCTTTTTTGCAGTCTGTTTTAAAAGATTTTACCATTGTTCCACTGATCATGGGCACACAGACCGTTGATCTGTGCACCGCATTGTCAGATTGCATTGAGAGTGTAATCCGGAAGGGCAACAAGCAATTTCTCGTCGTTGGAAGTACTGATCTATCTCACTATCACCCTTATCCGGAAGCAGTAAAGCTTGACAGTGTCATTGTCGATCATCTCGAACATTTCGATGTTCAAGGCATGATCAAAGACCTTGATATGAGTAAAGGCGAAGCATGTGGCGCAGGGCCGATGCTCACAACGATGATGGTATCGGATAAACTTGGCGCGAAACACAGCCAGGTAATGAAGTACGCAAATTCAGGCGACGTCTCCGGTGACAGAAGTGCTGTTGTCGGCTATGTGTCGGCAGTGTTTTACAAATCCTGA